The Prosthecobacter sp. genome has a segment encoding these proteins:
- a CDS encoding DUF1428 domain-containing protein — MPHYVDGFVIPVPQKNITNYQRVAKKASKVWRDHGALAYFECVGDDMEVKNLTPFPKLAKTKPGEVVVFSWAVFKSRKDRDRANKAIMADPRMAKMCNESKDLFDCKRMAYGGFKVIVEA; from the coding sequence ATGCCACACTACGTTGACGGATTCGTCATTCCCGTTCCCCAAAAGAACATCACTAACTACCAGCGTGTCGCCAAAAAAGCCTCCAAGGTCTGGCGCGATCACGGTGCGCTGGCCTACTTCGAGTGCGTCGGCGACGACATGGAAGTGAAGAACCTCACGCCCTTCCCCAAGCTCGCCAAAACCAAGCCCGGCGAAGTCGTCGTCTTCTCCTGGGCCGTCTTCAAATCCCGCAAAGACCGCGACCGTGCGAACAAGGCCATCATGGCCGATCCGCGCATGGCGAAGATGTGTAATGAGAGCAAAGATCTCTTCGACTGCAAACGCATGGCCTACGGCGGCTTCAAGGTGATCGTGGAGGCCTGA
- a CDS encoding SRPBCC family protein, giving the protein MIKKVLLGLVAVIAIILIVASFQSDDLNVTRSATIAAPPDAVFKVVNDFRQWDAWSPWSKLDPAMKKTLEGPPEGVGAIYKWSGNNEVGEGSTKLVDSKPNETIGMKLEFVRPFEGSSDVRFTFAPEGAGTKVTWAMQSKKPFIGKVFGMFMDCEKMCGDQFSEGLANLGKVATATPKP; this is encoded by the coding sequence ATGATCAAGAAAGTACTCCTCGGCCTCGTTGCCGTCATCGCCATCATCCTCATCGTCGCCTCCTTCCAGAGCGACGACTTGAACGTCACCCGCTCCGCCACCATTGCCGCTCCGCCGGACGCCGTCTTCAAAGTCGTGAACGACTTCCGCCAATGGGATGCGTGGTCACCTTGGTCGAAGCTGGATCCGGCGATGAAAAAGACCCTCGAAGGCCCGCCGGAAGGTGTCGGTGCGATCTACAAGTGGTCCGGCAACAACGAAGTCGGCGAGGGCAGCACCAAGCTCGTTGACAGCAAGCCCAATGAAACCATCGGCATGAAACTGGAGTTCGTGCGTCCGTTTGAAGGCAGCAGCGACGTGCGGTTCACTTTCGCCCCCGAAGGTGCCGGCACGAAAGTCACCTGGGCCATGCAGAGCAAGAAGCCTTTCATCGGCAAAGTCTTTGGCATGTTCATGGACTGCGAAAAAATGTGCGGTGACCAGTTCAGCGAAGGTCTCGCCAATCTTGGTAAAGTCGCCACTGCGACGCCGAAGCCGTGA
- a CDS encoding VOC family protein — protein MNTPTDYPALSAYITVKEAAKAIDFYKAAFGATELFRLTMGGPDFVGHAELLINETLVMLSEEFPGMSKSPHALGGSPVTFCLIVDNADAAFAKAVAAGATVLRAVADQFYGFRSGCVTDPFGHQWMIQHQTEKLTPQQMQERMSAMPEGC, from the coding sequence ATGAACACACCCACCGACTACCCCGCCCTCAGCGCCTACATCACCGTCAAAGAGGCAGCCAAGGCCATCGACTTCTACAAAGCCGCATTTGGGGCCACGGAACTCTTCCGCCTCACCATGGGCGGCCCTGATTTCGTCGGCCATGCCGAGCTCCTGATCAACGAAACCCTCGTCATGCTCAGCGAGGAGTTTCCCGGCATGAGCAAGTCGCCGCACGCTCTCGGTGGCTCGCCGGTCACGTTTTGCTTGATCGTGGACAATGCCGATGCCGCCTTTGCCAAGGCCGTCGCGGCCGGTGCCACGGTGCTGCGTGCGGTCGCCGATCAATTCTACGGCTTCCGCAGCGGCTGCGTCACGGATCCCTTCGGCCACCAGTGGATGATCCAGCATCAAACCGAAAAACTCACTCCGCAGCAGATGCAGGAGCGCATGAGCGCCATGCCCGAAGGCTGCTAA
- a CDS encoding TetR/AcrR family transcriptional regulator produces the protein MPKKAASKKRERDPAGTRQGLIDATVRLMLKQGFAGTSVDLICKEAGMTKGSFFHHFESKEAIGKAAVEWWGQMGTALYAVAWNNAEADPLEQVHQMLDIMTGFTMRKDEACVCMVGMMSQELAATNPIIQAACAKELHSWTDNVAKMLAAAKKKRKPDSNFDPKAVAWFLNSLWQGSMLVGKACESQAMIRANLKLARGYVDGLFGIHTSN, from the coding sequence ATGCCCAAGAAAGCCGCCAGCAAGAAGCGTGAACGCGATCCCGCCGGGACTCGGCAGGGTCTCATCGACGCCACGGTTCGGCTGATGCTGAAGCAGGGCTTCGCCGGCACCTCGGTGGATCTCATCTGCAAGGAGGCCGGGATGACGAAGGGGAGCTTCTTCCATCACTTTGAGAGCAAAGAAGCCATCGGCAAGGCTGCGGTCGAATGGTGGGGCCAGATGGGCACGGCGTTGTATGCCGTGGCCTGGAACAACGCAGAGGCTGACCCGCTGGAGCAGGTGCATCAGATGCTCGACATCATGACCGGCTTCACCATGCGTAAGGATGAGGCATGCGTCTGCATGGTGGGAATGATGTCGCAGGAACTCGCCGCCACAAATCCTATCATTCAGGCCGCGTGTGCGAAGGAATTGCACTCGTGGACGGACAACGTCGCCAAAATGCTCGCCGCAGCGAAAAAGAAGCGCAAACCGGATTCCAATTTCGATCCCAAAGCCGTGGCATGGTTCCTCAACAGTCTTTGGCAAGGATCCATGCTCGTCGGCAAGGCCTGCGAATCGCAGGCGATGATTCGCGCCAATCTCAAACTCGCCCGCGGCTATGTGGACGGGCTGTTTGGCATTCACACCAGCAACTGA
- a CDS encoding PQQ-binding-like beta-propeller repeat protein: protein MTTRTLLFATALVATPILAADWPAWRGPTMDGHAAAGQTLPVKWSESENVLWKAEVRGRGHGSPIVVGHQVVLATADVETEEQLVLCFDRATGKKLWESVVHRGNLNTKGHKISSQASSDVVSDGERFYVNFLNNAAIFTTALDLSGKQLWQRRVCDFQVHQGFGSSPVVYQNIVLVSADHRGGGKMTGLNKLTGEVVWQQDRPPVANYSTPAVLTAAGKLQAVLAGCNKVESFDPLTGTKLWSIDGSTEETVVTAVTDGNRVFLGGGYPKNHTMALEADGSGKIAWENVTKTYVPSMLVKNGHVFAVGDAGRAVCWKSATGEELWNEKVDREFFGSPVMADSRIYATSKGGVTSVFEATPEKFTLLGQNQLGDESFSTPAICGNRIYLRSAKTSPARQEYLWCVGE, encoded by the coding sequence ATGACCACCCGCACTCTTCTTTTCGCCACCGCGCTCGTCGCCACACCCATCCTCGCCGCCGACTGGCCCGCCTGGCGCGGGCCGACGATGGATGGTCATGCGGCAGCAGGTCAAACATTGCCGGTGAAGTGGAGCGAAAGCGAAAACGTGCTCTGGAAGGCTGAAGTGCGTGGTCGCGGACATGGTTCGCCGATCGTGGTGGGCCATCAGGTGGTGCTCGCGACAGCGGATGTGGAGACGGAGGAGCAACTCGTGCTCTGCTTTGATCGCGCCACAGGCAAGAAGCTCTGGGAGAGCGTGGTTCATCGCGGCAACCTCAACACGAAGGGACACAAAATCTCCTCGCAGGCATCGTCAGATGTGGTGAGCGATGGCGAGCGGTTTTACGTCAACTTCCTCAACAACGCTGCCATCTTCACCACCGCGCTCGATCTCAGTGGAAAGCAGCTCTGGCAGCGCCGCGTGTGCGATTTCCAGGTGCATCAGGGTTTTGGCTCCTCACCGGTTGTTTATCAAAACATCGTGCTAGTGTCCGCCGATCATCGCGGCGGTGGCAAAATGACCGGCCTCAACAAACTCACCGGCGAAGTCGTTTGGCAGCAGGATCGCCCACCCGTGGCGAACTACTCCACGCCTGCTGTTCTCACCGCCGCAGGCAAACTCCAGGCCGTGCTCGCCGGCTGCAACAAGGTGGAGAGCTTCGATCCGCTCACCGGCACGAAGCTCTGGAGCATCGACGGCAGCACCGAGGAGACCGTCGTCACCGCCGTGACCGATGGTAACCGCGTCTTCCTCGGCGGTGGTTATCCGAAGAATCACACCATGGCCCTCGAAGCCGACGGCAGCGGCAAGATCGCGTGGGAGAATGTCACGAAAACCTATGTGCCCTCCATGCTCGTCAAAAACGGCCACGTCTTCGCCGTCGGCGATGCAGGCCGAGCCGTCTGCTGGAAGTCTGCGACTGGCGAAGAGCTATGGAATGAGAAAGTGGACCGCGAGTTCTTCGGCTCGCCCGTCATGGCCGACTCGCGCATCTACGCGACGAGCAAAGGCGGCGTCACCTCCGTCTTCGAGGCCACGCCGGAGAAATTCACGCTCCTCGGCCAAAACCAACTCGGTGACGAGTCCTTCAGCACTCCCGCCATCTGCGGCAACCGCATCTACCTCCGCTCCGCGAAGACCAGCCCGGCACGGCAGGAGTATCTGTGGTGTGTCGGTGAGTGA
- a CDS encoding Gfo/Idh/MocA family oxidoreductase yields the protein MPSENTPVRFALAGFGAWGKFHAQSIAGNPEARLVAITAPSEASREEARMLYPEAHIFADAREMIAQAEFDIIDIATPSHTHREIALAAMAKGKHVLLEKPMAITLDDCKAIVAGAREHGVHLAVGHELRLSSQWGRVKEIIDAGTIGDPQYVLVELSRKPYRLGAGGWRYDQSRVGSWVLEEPIHFFDLARWYLESSGDPVELHAYANSRDPQRPTLYDNFSAMFKYANGSYAVVSQTLAAFEHHQTVKVSGTKGALWAAWSGALDRTLEPEYFLKVFDGENLETVKLEKHSGEVFELREEVAQCVEMVRSGKKPAATGLDGLWSAGLCLVAEESIRQGKPLPVGELLKF from the coding sequence ATGCCATCTGAAAATACGCCCGTTCGCTTCGCCCTCGCCGGATTCGGTGCCTGGGGCAAATTTCACGCTCAATCCATCGCGGGGAATCCCGAGGCGCGGCTGGTGGCCATCACGGCTCCCTCGGAGGCTTCGCGTGAGGAGGCGCGCATGCTTTACCCCGAGGCTCACATCTTTGCGGATGCGCGGGAGATGATCGCGCAAGCGGAGTTCGACATCATCGACATCGCCACGCCGAGCCACACCCATCGCGAGATCGCGCTCGCAGCGATGGCGAAGGGCAAACATGTGCTGCTGGAGAAACCGATGGCGATCACGCTGGACGACTGCAAGGCCATCGTCGCCGGAGCGCGCGAGCATGGTGTGCATCTGGCGGTGGGGCATGAGTTGCGCCTCTCCAGCCAATGGGGACGGGTCAAGGAGATCATCGACGCGGGCACCATCGGCGATCCGCAATACGTACTCGTCGAGCTTTCGCGGAAGCCTTACCGCCTCGGGGCCGGCGGCTGGCGCTATGACCAGAGCCGCGTCGGCAGTTGGGTGCTCGAAGAACCCATCCACTTCTTCGACCTCGCCCGCTGGTATCTCGAAAGCAGCGGCGATCCCGTCGAACTCCATGCCTACGCCAACTCGCGCGATCCGCAGCGCCCGACGCTCTACGACAACTTCAGCGCCATGTTCAAATACGCCAATGGCAGCTACGCCGTCGTCTCCCAAACGCTGGCCGCCTTTGAGCATCATCAGACCGTGAAAGTCAGCGGCACCAAGGGCGCGCTCTGGGCCGCCTGGAGCGGCGCGCTGGATCGCACTCTGGAACCCGAATACTTCCTCAAGGTCTTCGACGGTGAAAACCTCGAAACCGTGAAGCTCGAAAAACACAGCGGCGAGGTTTTCGAGCTGCGCGAGGAGGTCGCTCAATGCGTGGAAATGGTCCGCAGTGGCAAGAAACCCGCCGCCACCGGCCTCGACGGCCTCTGGAGCGCGGGTTTATGCCTCGTGGCGGAAGAATCTATCCGCCAGGGCAAGCCGCTGCCGGTGGGCGAGTTGTTGAAGTTCTGA
- a CDS encoding WD40 repeat domain-containing serine/threonine-protein kinase, with protein sequence MPADSPDPSPPPLGAENYQLGPEISSGGMGSVLEAKDAKLDRTVAIKVMLLEANADARMRQRFLREAQVLAKLAHPNIVPIYDIVWEDGMPLFYSMKLVKGRTLQAILLDLRKGVPETLRDYSLDRLLTIFRKVCDAIAFAHSQGVLHRDLKPDNIMVGEFGEVLVMDWGLAKIKAESEKQKAEMDAAQQPDSISVFDFPISAFSKTLHGSVLGTPQYMSPEQARGSLAEVDELSDIYALGGILYAILTLRPPVEGATALEVLERVSKGEITAPTAFQSRSGSRGKAFEKGDVLEAKLIKPLPHIRGGRVPSALSSVAMKALQLDKANRYPSVIALSADIEAYSTGFATSSEQAGALRQLQLLMLRHKVVTASLAALLLISLGFVWKVMASERRAQHSLATAQIALADVALKEGDVTRMTSALEVVPTALRDQSWHYLAAKHDSSLGPLMIPGFCEQVTDVCAVGNAAAQFAIASRDGRIGIVDVVSKKLLRTLDTGHAGELRLSISADGKRLLARTSSASEAALYDLATGEKLKTFAVSHSDAAAHPYLQTLALNATGTLAAIADFDTEALHLIETATGVVRWTKPFRPLRMVFASHGHALALVQHQDYVLHGLKLTDGSPAFLGRLNAHPNSMAANPDHARIVIGLISGDVEVYHSNNGLLIKRQRVAAMPIAQVAYSAGRNIITLGGSSSQSLAVSRALSFWHPGDLAPNGVFHGITAYTGDLPLSVNHTSGHLLTQQSPPQIWHFPDQPLAEMLPGGDEGWSCHFLSDTELLARGEKAFATLFDVSDPRKPITMPASIGEKHPVSAVHLATGLIATAYSRNSLTTPGSALSLWQTTKDGVTEKWSRPAEVNNDNTMHLDFDAQGERLLRTTPQPHNHLIIHDTRTGDVLHDFKREAYKAIFAGTHGHIIAISSELQPNNTQKGNIAILDPRDGRILASLDHGSAFYALAASPDRRLIAVGGSDRFVMILDADTLALKHRFRAHDASITAIRFHPTQPLLATGSTDHSLKLWRYTDATLLQTFTAIEGLPRSLTFSPNGRLLATDGRDRAVRVFELETSK encoded by the coding sequence ATGCCCGCCGACTCTCCAGACCCATCCCCACCACCACTCGGCGCCGAGAACTACCAACTCGGCCCCGAGATCTCGAGCGGCGGCATGGGCAGCGTGCTGGAGGCCAAAGATGCCAAACTCGACCGCACCGTGGCCATCAAGGTGATGCTGCTGGAAGCGAACGCAGACGCCCGCATGAGGCAGCGCTTCCTGCGCGAGGCCCAGGTGCTCGCCAAGCTCGCGCATCCGAACATCGTGCCCATCTACGACATCGTGTGGGAGGACGGCATGCCGCTGTTCTACTCCATGAAGCTGGTCAAGGGCCGCACGCTGCAAGCCATCCTCCTCGACCTGCGCAAAGGAGTGCCTGAAACGCTCCGTGACTACTCGCTCGACCGTCTGCTGACCATTTTCCGCAAAGTCTGCGACGCCATCGCCTTCGCCCACAGCCAGGGCGTGCTGCACCGCGATCTGAAGCCGGACAACATCATGGTCGGCGAGTTCGGAGAGGTGCTGGTGATGGATTGGGGACTGGCGAAGATCAAAGCAGAAAGTGAAAAGCAAAAAGCAGAAATGGATGCTGCGCAGCAGCCTGATTCTATTTCTGTTTTCGACTTTCCCATTTCTGCTTTTTCAAAAACTCTGCACGGCTCCGTCCTCGGCACTCCCCAATACATGTCCCCCGAGCAAGCACGCGGCAGCCTAGCGGAGGTGGATGAGCTTTCGGACATCTACGCGCTCGGCGGCATTCTTTACGCCATCCTCACGCTGCGCCCACCCGTGGAGGGCGCGACGGCGCTGGAGGTGCTGGAGAGGGTCAGCAAAGGCGAAATCACCGCGCCCACGGCTTTCCAATCGCGCTCCGGCAGTCGTGGGAAGGCTTTTGAAAAAGGCGACGTGCTCGAAGCGAAGCTAATCAAGCCGCTGCCACACATTCGCGGCGGTCGTGTGCCTTCCGCGTTGTCCTCCGTGGCGATGAAAGCGCTGCAACTCGACAAAGCCAACCGCTACCCGAGCGTCATCGCCCTCAGCGCGGACATCGAGGCATACTCGACCGGCTTTGCCACGTCTTCCGAGCAAGCGGGAGCACTCCGGCAGCTCCAGCTTCTCATGCTGCGGCACAAAGTCGTCACCGCATCGCTCGCCGCGCTGCTGCTCATTAGCCTCGGCTTTGTGTGGAAGGTGATGGCGAGCGAACGACGCGCCCAGCACTCGCTCGCCACCGCGCAGATCGCCCTGGCCGATGTCGCGCTCAAAGAAGGCGACGTGACTCGCATGACGAGCGCCTTGGAGGTCGTGCCCACGGCCTTGCGTGACCAAAGCTGGCACTATCTGGCTGCGAAGCACGATTCCTCACTCGGACCGCTCATGATTCCCGGCTTCTGCGAACAAGTGACGGATGTTTGTGCGGTGGGAAACGCCGCCGCGCAGTTCGCCATCGCCAGTCGCGATGGACGCATCGGCATCGTGGATGTCGTGAGCAAAAAACTCCTCCGCACCCTCGACACCGGCCATGCAGGCGAGCTGCGCCTCAGCATCTCCGCCGATGGCAAACGTCTCCTCGCACGCACCAGCTCCGCCAGCGAGGCCGCCTTGTATGATCTCGCCACGGGAGAGAAATTGAAGACCTTCGCCGTCTCGCACTCGGACGCCGCCGCGCATCCTTATCTGCAAACCCTCGCGCTGAATGCCACCGGCACGCTCGCCGCCATCGCTGACTTTGACACGGAAGCGCTGCATCTTATCGAGACCGCCACTGGCGTGGTGCGCTGGACCAAGCCCTTCCGTCCGCTGCGCATGGTCTTTGCTTCACATGGACATGCGCTCGCACTCGTCCAACACCAAGATTACGTCCTACACGGCCTCAAGCTCACCGATGGCAGCCCCGCCTTTCTCGGGCGCCTCAACGCCCATCCGAACTCCATGGCAGCGAATCCCGATCATGCCCGGATCGTCATCGGTCTTATCTCCGGTGATGTGGAGGTTTATCATTCCAACAACGGCCTGCTGATCAAACGCCAGCGTGTCGCCGCCATGCCGATCGCACAGGTGGCTTACAGCGCTGGCAGGAACATCATCACGCTCGGAGGCAGCAGTTCACAAAGCCTCGCCGTCAGCCGTGCGCTGTCCTTTTGGCATCCCGGCGATCTCGCACCGAACGGCGTCTTCCACGGCATCACCGCTTATACCGGCGATTTACCGCTCAGCGTGAATCACACGAGCGGGCACCTGCTCACGCAGCAATCCCCGCCGCAGATCTGGCACTTCCCGGATCAGCCTCTCGCCGAGATGCTGCCCGGTGGTGACGAAGGCTGGTCCTGCCATTTCCTCTCCGACACCGAACTGCTCGCCCGAGGAGAAAAGGCATTTGCGACACTCTTCGACGTGTCAGACCCGCGCAAACCCATCACCATGCCCGCTTCCATCGGCGAGAAGCACCCCGTCAGCGCCGTCCACCTCGCCACCGGCCTCATCGCCACCGCTTACTCGCGCAACAGCCTCACCACACCCGGCTCCGCGCTCAGCCTGTGGCAGACCACGAAAGACGGCGTCACCGAAAAATGGTCCCGCCCTGCCGAGGTGAACAACGACAACACCATGCACCTCGATTTCGATGCTCAAGGCGAACGCCTCCTCCGCACCACACCGCAGCCGCATAATCATCTCATCATCCACGACACCCGCACCGGCGATGTGCTCCACGATTTCAAACGCGAAGCCTACAAAGCCATCTTCGCCGGCACCCACGGCCACATCATCGCCATCTCCAGCGAACTCCAGCCCAACAACACGCAAAAGGGCAACATCGCCATCCTCGATCCGCGCGATGGCCGCATCCTCGCCTCACTCGATCACGGCAGCGCCTTCTACGCGCTCGCCGCCTCACCCGACCGCCGCCTCATCGCCGTCGGCGGCAGCGACCGCTTCGTCATGATCCTCGATGCCGACACGCTCGCCCTGAAGCATCGTTTCCGCGCCCACGACGCCTCCATCACCGCCATCCGCTTTCATCCCACCCAGCCCCTCCTCGCCACCGGCTCCACCGATCACAGCCTCAAGCTCTGGCGCTACACCGACGCCACCCTGCTGCAAACCTTCACCGCCATCGAAGGCCTCCCCCGTAGCCTTACCTTCAGTCCCAATGGCCGCCTCCTCGCCACCGACGGGCGAGATCGTGCGGTGCGGGTGTTTGAGCTGGAAACGTCTAAATAA
- a CDS encoding sigma factor — MPAADASRYTDFPSTHWTLVQAVQGGNADDAARAMEKLCAGYWYPIYAFLRRSGHAAHDAEDLTQAFFHRLITEKALDMAQQGSGKLRSWLLGVLKHLLSDHFRHLGTQKRGGGIPHVSFDELAAEERYALESQTESDPDALFTHVWSQDLLASVREKLRTAYEAAGRREIFDLLLPYLMWDREPPSCREIAKKIGSSEVATRILIHRLRVKFRTLLKEEVARTVLTPEDIPGELAWLQGVLAGR, encoded by the coding sequence ATGCCTGCCGCTGACGCCTCAAGGTACACCGACTTCCCTTCGACCCACTGGACGCTCGTCCAGGCCGTGCAGGGCGGGAATGCCGACGATGCGGCGCGAGCGATGGAAAAGCTGTGCGCGGGCTACTGGTATCCCATCTACGCCTTCCTCCGCCGCAGCGGCCATGCGGCGCATGACGCGGAGGATCTGACGCAGGCCTTTTTTCACCGGCTCATCACCGAAAAGGCCCTCGACATGGCCCAGCAAGGCTCCGGCAAGCTGCGCTCCTGGCTGCTCGGCGTCCTGAAGCATCTGCTCAGCGATCACTTCCGCCACCTCGGCACGCAAAAACGCGGCGGCGGCATCCCGCATGTCTCCTTTGATGAACTGGCCGCCGAGGAGCGCTACGCGCTCGAATCGCAGACCGAGAGTGATCCTGATGCTCTCTTCACCCACGTCTGGTCCCAAGACCTCCTCGCCAGTGTGCGAGAGAAACTGCGCACGGCCTACGAGGCCGCCGGTCGCCGCGAGATTTTCGATCTCCTGCTGCCCTACCTCATGTGGGACCGCGAGCCGCCCTCCTGCCGCGAGATCGCGAAAAAAATCGGCTCCAGCGAGGTGGCGACGCGCATCCTCATCCACCGGCTACGCGTGAAGTTCCGCACGCTGCTCAAAGAGGAAGTCGCCCGCACCGTCCTCACGCCCGAGGACATTCCCGGCGAGCTGGCCTGGCTGCAGGGTGTGCTGGCGGGTAGGTGA